GGcggtgaatttgaaaaatccacccaaatgttcttatgtctgttcttttcattttgttcTACATCCTGTCGATGAAAACTTGACCTAAAGTGCACGTAGAGGGCCGAGTCTATTTGCCCGGTGGCTGGGTACGCAAAGCCATGTCAAAATGTCTGTTCGCCTGATTGTCGGCTGAATAAGGCACAAATAGTCTATTCGCCCGACTACAGTcatgccaaagtcttgacatattgctgaaatggtgatggtgggatgtggctttctgcccccccccccccaaatttgtAAAATTTAACTGTTttgaagttgttgttttttttgttttttttatcccactttctctgcgattcagcagatgcatttcagctggaggttgaacatgcaagccttgcagtcagtttttttttctattttatttaagttagtgTTTGTGAAGCTTCGCGTGTTGCTCAAAAAAGTGTAAATTAAAAATTGAaagactcagtgtgagtctgtgcCAAAcacagaaagagtggacttctgctgagtgaatcttctttcagagactgtttgtcagtgtggccggggagggagctgtgactcgcccggtgtgaggggagggagctgtgactcgcccggtgtgaggggagtgctgaacccctcacactgggcagagagagccagcagctggccaccgggcaaatagccactccccacatagagcggagagcagccttgtttttttaaaaaaaaatcaaagacacTGTTTTGCTTTGaatgcgcagtaagctatttcagatgatcggcgtggaccatctttctcttaaaaggctttacttTAGTGTGTGTGTGGCGTTGGAAAgatgtagcttttggtgctacattggTTAGTTCTTACACAacttatgcgcatgctctagtcttctgttttttgaggacattacagtgccacacacaggcctggcatatgtactacaacgttaaacgaagcttcgaggcacagaatttgtctcaaacattttttgtaattgaattattcgagttacttgactaatcgtttcagccctaaaatCCACCTTTGATTTTCTGTAGCAGCTTAAGTAAAAAAGAAGGGAGACGCTGAAGGAACTTGCTtttacttttctttctttttttttcattgtgtttATAGAATCGGAGACCTTCTGTGTATCTTCCGACCCGTGAATACCCTTCTGAACAAAGTAAGTGCCAACCTGTAGCAGAAACCCTGAAGTCAAATCTATTGGCAAATGTATCGTCAGCCATATCGCTCTTATTGAGAACCACTGAGACGCCCTTGTTTTCATCATTGATCACTTAAGTATTACTATAAGTGCATGTGCAAAGTATtgacagggcttcactttttccacatttttgttatgttacagccgtattccaaaatggatgaaattaatttttcctgaaaattctacacacaataccccatatggacaatgtgaaaaatgtaaatttatttttttttgcgctTTTattcctaataataataataataaaagaaatcacatgaacgTAAGTATCCACAGCCTTCGCCATGactctcaaaattgagctcaggtgcatcctgtttccactgatcatccttgagatgtttctgaggCATGTGAGAATTGCGCATTTTTGCGTATTTAcgcatttttaaatttctgccaaagtgttttgcgtgAGTTGTACATCAGTCTGTTCTGAAGGTGCGTGTTACATGTCATGAGAAAACATTTTATCATTACGACAGTCATATGCTTCTACAGTACTACTGTAAATGGGCACGAATTGCCGTAAAACGAtcaaacttggaaaaaaaaacttgctttctAAGGGTGCCAAACCGCAGCCAAACAAAATGATTCAGAATCTGTGGAAAGACATACTTGAAAGGGACAAAACGTGTGCTAAGGCTAATCAGTTTGTCATCATTAATGTTATCATTTATACCTATCAATATAAGTAAGTAGCTCACTGTAGACGTTAATTTTTGCGGCTAACGAGCCAATGAGCTTACAAAGATGACTGTCCCTCTTCGTCAGCATCAGAATCAGGCACAACGtgcttccttctcagatgctcctgcacCACCGTTGGACTGCagtggaaggcaagttctgccttgcagattttgcattgcacgattttctctttaatttggttaaaatgctcccaaacCTTTGCGCGTCGTTGCCAgctagccatgatattgtttggaCATAACTTTTCTGGTGACATCATGGGTGACCCAGATTACCACTACTGCGCATGTGCATCAAGGGCAGAAAGGCAGCAGAAGGTACAGcggcagttttgagagaaaaataaagcttaaaaaaataaacaatggcATTGATTATTTAATAGTCAATGACGATTTTGATAGCTGATGTAATTGTGACTAGTTGACTAATCATTTGTCTATCACGTTTGCCCTGTTTGTCTCTCACGTgcttgtttctacagcttagagtccacctggggtaaattcagttgattgtacaggatttgcaaaggcacacactgtctacatataaggttccacagttgacagtgaatgtcagagcacaaaccaagcatgaagtcaaatgaattttctgtagacctccgagacaggatcgtCTTGatccacaaatctgggaaagggtacagaaacatttgaaggtcccaatgagcacagtgacctccatcatctgtaaatggaagatgttcagctccaatcaatcaatcaacatttatttatagagcactttacagcagccagaaggtgtccaaagtgcttttcagtaaaaacacagattcacaCAACTAacaataaaacacacatacattAAATTTAAAAcggtacataaaaacagaatgtgTCACCTCCCCACTGTTGTTAAAAgcccacatacagtgaggaaaataagtatttgaacaccctgcgattttgcaagttctcccacttagaaatcatggaggggtctgacattttcatcttaggtgcatgtccactgtgagagacatattctaaaaaaaaaaaaaaaaatccggaaatcacttcttttttttttttttttttttttataatttatttgtatgttactgctgcaaataagtatttgaacacctgtggaaatcagtgttaatatttggtacagtagcctttatttgctattacagaggtcaaacttttcctgtagtttttcaccaggttttcacacactgcagcagggattttggtccactcgatctttcaggtttggagtttcagctccctccaaagattttctattgagttcaggtctggagactggccaggccactccaggaccttgaaatgcttcttacggagcccctccttagttgccctggctgtgtgtttggggtcattgtcatgctggaagacccagccgagacccatcttcaatgctcttactgagggaaagaggttgtttgccaaaatctcgcaatacaggaCCCCATcattcctcccttcaatacggtgcagttgtcctgtcccctttgcagaagagcacccccagagaatatttccacccccatgcttcacggttgggatggttttcttgaggttgttctcatcctctaaacatggtaagtggagttgattccaaaaagctctattctggtctcatctgaccacatgaccttctcccgtgcctcctctggatcatccagatggtcactggtgaacttcaaacgggcctggacatgtgctggcttgagcagggagaccttgctgccctgcaggattttaaaccatgacagcatcatgtgttactaatgtaatctttgtgactgtggtcccagctctcttcaggtcattgaccaggttctcctgtgtagttctgagctttctcagaatcatccttactccacaaagtgagatctttcatggaatcccagactgagggagattgacagtcatcttgtgtttcttccactttctaataaataatcataacagttgtcttctaccaagctgcttgcctgttgtcctgtagtccatcccagccttgtgcaggtctacagttttgtccctggtgtccttagacagctctttggtcttggctatggtggacaggttggagtgtgattgagtgtgtgaacaggtgtcttttatacaggtaacaagttcaaacaggtgcaattaatacaggtaaagaatgcagaataagagggcttcttaaagaaaaattaacaggactgtgtgagccagaattcttgctgattggcaggtgttcaaatacttatttgcagcagtaacatacaaataaattattaaaaaaatcatacattgtgatttccggatatttttttagattatgtctctcacagtggacatgcacctaagatgaaaatgtcagacccctccatgatttctaagtgggagaacttgcaaaaccgcagggtgttcaaatacttattttcctcactgtacataagtTTTTAACTTagattttaaaaagtgctaggtcaggaatggtGGGCAAatcaagaggtagcttgttccacagtctggggccagctaccacaaaagcatgatcaccccagagtTTATATTTTTGACCTCGGAACATCGAAACAAAGCTGGCCAGACtcccgtaatgtcctactgtaagtgcggagagttaaaatttcagacaagtaagaGAGTGCGAGGCCATTAattgttttaaaaacaaacattaggttacaatgtcagagctccagcattcctctgtggagagatgagaaccttccagaacagaggtcttcaactccagtccttgaCGGCCAGTGTCGTGTAACTTTTACATGTgtcactgcttcaacacacctaaGTCAAtcaatgaggtcattagcagcactctagagcaggggcgtaggtttgcatatggacaaaggaacacctccgtttcggagtgttagaggacaagtttggacatgtccagctctccacaagttctcttatactcactcgactggtaagcactgaaagccgagataggcatgtccaaacttgtcctctaacactccgaaacggaggtgttcctttgtctcgcttcatcagcgaatcggtcgtgatgcgcgaagcctccgcgcggctttccatgacaaaatctcttgttaaaagtgaaatctgccagaaaatggctgatgtccagctcttgtgataaccagagaaagagcacacaatggtctcgtatccacagaaccatcagcttagaaatgattcagtggtttgtgccgcgacgtcgcagctcggagcgtggcacaccgaccgtccttaaaggggtccttaaagctgtagttaaagtccttattctctgtgaagcccgtaaaagtttcaccaaaagccagataactttttcgaatggtttccaggtgccagtctctaacagcttctgaaaaaattgaaaaaaagtccttttcattccgccatttccagacaatgaaaatccgacgagggggcaggaccactccttccacaaggcgtgctcacaggcgaatgacgtcaccgacaggcgtggaaaaactcacgcatgcgcacgagggttcaagcatgtctgatgtaaaaacatatgaatgaaatccatatagtttttaaaaaaataaaaagggccgttgctttatggacacaccacgtatagcatactgttggaaagcacgggttcttggcttgctgtcagtgttgaaatttttcagagtgagggcttacatgagaacttacggtaatgagaatcagcggcgcactagtgtgaaacgtccgtgtttttcctctgcgttatgacatcacaggcttatgtttaccgtaatacaccatatatcattgtaaagcttttcttttttgcaaattaggttgccagataccgacaactgcattattgatgaagagaatagattatacatcttgattgcaaaaactttttttgttagctccacaagtatttttttttgttgttgtcttgttctctcaggtgtaggcctatagaatagatttgtgattttgggtgcaattttgttatttaagctatttgtttgtttacctatacacttaataatgtaaataaagtattaaattactcagcattatgtcgtcatatgttatgtattatgctgtacttgtgcgtctaatggtatgagtgggttagggggtggtggtggtgggccggggggtgggggtggtattgtggtattgtccctacctaagctgagaccaaacctacgcccttgctctAGAGAACTTGACTACATactcagccatttgattcaggtgtgttggaccagggacacatccaaaaggtgcaggacaccggccctcgaggactggagttgaagacccctgttccagaaggacaaccatcaatccatcaatcaggcctgtatggtagagtaggcagacggaagtcactccttagtaaaagacacatggcagccaaactggagtttgccaaaagacacctgaaggactctgagaccatgagaaacaaaattctctggtctgatgagataaagattgaactctttggcatgaatgtcaggcatcacttttgtaggaaaccaagcaccatccctacagtgaagcatggtgatggtagcatcatgctgtgagaatgtttttcagcagcaggacctGGGAGAGTAGTgaagattgaggaaaagatgattacagcaatgtacagagacatcctggatgaaaacctgctccagagcgctcttgacctcagacttgggcAACGGTTCAtattttagcaggacaatgaccctaagcacacagccaggatatcaaaggagtggcttcaggacaattctgtgaatggcCTTGAGTGTcctagagtccagacctgaatctgtttgaacatctctggagagatctgaaaatggctgtgcaccgacgctccccatccaacctgatggagcttgagaggtgctgcacagaggaatgggcaaaactacccaaagatagctgcaccaagcttgtggcatcatattcaagaagacttgaggctgtaattgctgccaaaggtgcatcaacaaagtattgagcaaagggtgtaaatacttaagtacatgtgatttcttagatttttttttttctcttttaataaatttgcaaaaagtaaaaaaaaaaaaaaaaaaaaaaaaatcatgtcattatggggtgttgtgagtagattaTTGAGGGGGAGGggaaataatttactccattttgtaataaggctgtaacataacaaaatgtggaaaaagtgaagtgctgtgaatactttttggttaCACCGTATTAAGGGTGTTTTTGTGCCTAATAGTTTGTTTGGTCTATAGCAAAATGTTGCATTTTTACCCTggtttgatttgtttttatgCATCAGTATTTCCAATCTGACCAAAGTATAAATGGAATCCATGTGTGAGCGCTTTATATTCAGGGGATTTGTGTCATAGTGATGCTTGCTGGAGTCCGAAGCAGCAGTAATTTCATAACTATTGCTACAAgtccttatacgaggtctgttagaaaagtatctgacctttttattttttgcaataacgttatggatttgaatcacatgtgattgcatcagccaagcttgaaccttcgtgcacatgcgtgagttttttcacgcctgtcagttgcgtcattcgcatgtgagcagactgagtgagcactggtcctcccccctcgtcggattttcattgtgaggaaaacggctggagcagcgctgcatcaaatttttccagacactgtgagagacagccaggtggacacctttcggaaaattctgttggctttcagagacgatttcatgggcatcacacagattaaggagtgttatagccggtttaaagatggcgcacaatggcggagggcgcgccacgctccgagcggcgatcgacaggctgaaacgaccagatcatttccaaactgaatgctgtgttgatccaggacgtcgtctgactaccagagaaatggcagaaaaggtggacatagcacttttccggcacattccactgttacaggagattttgtcatgaaaacaggagcagaggaattcgccacggagccgctaatgccacggagccgctaatggcgcggaacgaaagcacctccgtgttggtctcacaggacatgtgacatgtccAGATCtttgacaatttctcggatactcactcgactgaaaagccacctaaagccgtctgaattttccaaatggtggaagagctgggcatgtcccgtgagacttccaacacggaggtactttttgttgtgcgccattacgcggcttcgtcctgacgcacgaattccgccgcacgtctttcattacaaaatctcctgtaacagtgtaatgtgccgaaaaagtgctatgtccacctctcttgccatttctctggtagtcagacgacgtcccagatcaacacagccttcactttggaaatgatctggtcgtttcagcctgtcgatggccgctcgaagcgcggcgcgccctcagccactgtgggccgtctttaatccggttgtaatgctccttaatctgtgtcatgcccataagatcttcaccgaaagccatctgaattttccgaatggtttcaacctggctgtctctcacagtttctgaaaaagttttgatgcagcaaagcggcagtcgctcagccattttcctgacagtgaaaatctgccgaggtggctggaccactcctcccacaaagcgtgctcacaggcgaatgacgcaaccgacaggtgtgaaaaaactcacacatgcgcacgaaggttcaagcttggctgatgcaatcacacgtgattcaaatccatatggtttttgcaaaaaataaaaaggtcagatagttttctaacagacctcgtatatatttttaaccccttaacgcccatcgtcgcatatatgctacagtcTCTGActaaaatatgcaacttaccaaattgacctgtatgcccgttgttgcaaatttgcaacataccatcatcattattattattataacataaagtcattaccagaatacccaatattactatctagtttttgtgcaaaagtgaaattaataatctcaacattatttaccatctacttaaaggcaaaaacacacaaaacatttttttatatacagctgtataaattcgggcgttaaggggttaaacatgATGCTATAATAAGGACTTGTGAAAACTCAACTGTTATTGGTAAGTAGTTGAACACTTCATGCATCACTATTCGTTTTTGTGGCTTTTCACAAACTGTGCAGTTGTTTGACTGGAAGAAAATTCATTGTTGCATGTGTGAACCACATGCAAACTGGTGGTTCACTCTGTGACATCTTTCATACAGCAAAATGAAATTTACAAATAATACAATATGATATATTTCTGACCACAAAAAACTGCTCCAGAGTTGGTCTGGGGCTGCACAGAGATCACCGTCTCTGAGTGTGAGGACTTTGTTCGCACTTGCCCAAACTAGTCACGTCTGTTTAAGTGGACTAAAGTGGCTTAAGTGTGAAAACACCCAAAGAGTTGTCTGGTGTTATCTGTTGCCGTTCTTCAGATGTTGTACTCTGAGCTGATCAGTACTGAACATAGCTTCAGTaaaatctgtttttattcacagttattgtaacagagaaaacaaacatcCTGCTGCGTTACCTCCATCAGCAGTGGGACAAAAAGGTGAGCATGCTGTTGCTCTTTGTGCTTTGACTTGGTGTTATTCAgtgctgattttatttatttatttttacaaccaTATGATATATTATGTGGCCCTctacagtgcttttttttttttttttttttgaacaatttAATTGTAATTTAAATAGAATTTCCTGATCGTACTGACTGTTGTGATACTTATGTGAAACAGAATGCAGCAAAGAAGAGGGAGCAGGAACAAGGGGAGGCAGACAGCCCAGCACCTCCAAGGAAGATTGCCAGAACTGATAGCCAAGAGATGAATGAGGACTCATAAGTGTGcgaatgtgtttgtgtgcgtgcgcgAGCAGGTCATAGCCAGTATCAAACAAATGGCAAATAATAATCCCACCTGAATACAGAGTTGTGGTCTCTGTATTGTGGCGGGATGCTTTTCCTGACACACGCCACCAGAAGAAACAGGGAAACTCCCTCAGCAGAAGCTAAAGAATGAGTTCCAGGAAGTAAATTCAGCCTGAAAGTGTTTTTGAGCCCCACTTCTCCAGCATCATTAGTAGACTGTTTACGTCAGAGAGGGAACTTGTGTGGGTATTTTTTAGGGATGTTCCGGTTCGTGTACCTTGAATACTAAGTATCTGCTTGCACGTAGTTGCCTGGTATATTTGTTTTCTTTCCATGTATGTTTTTTGCACAACGTACTCATGAGCACGCACTCGTTTGTTTGCCAGGTGAATAGCTGCAATAAGAAACTCCAGGAAGTAGCCCAGCTTTCCTTTGATCTCCTGCAGTATTGTTTCTGACTCAGTAGTTAACTTCATTGTTTGTGGCATTTCACTGTCT
The nucleotide sequence above comes from Thalassophryne amazonica chromosome 10, fThaAma1.1, whole genome shotgun sequence. Encoded proteins:
- the dda1 gene encoding DET1- and DDB1-associated protein 1 — encoded protein: MEKADFLKGLPVYNKSNFSRFHADSVCKASNRRPSVYLPTREYPSEQIIVTEKTNILLRYLHQQWDKKNAAKKREQEQGEADSPAPPRKIARTDSQEMNEDS